A genomic segment from Triticum dicoccoides isolate Atlit2015 ecotype Zavitan chromosome 1A, WEW_v2.0, whole genome shotgun sequence encodes:
- the LOC119360123 gene encoding cation/H(+) antiporter 20-like has protein sequence MSVSSAEMAAVKTSSNGMWQGDDPLHFAFPLLILQTLLILLLSRVLALLLRPLRQPKVIAEIVAGILLGPSALGRNKPYLRALFPPWSAPVLESVASLGLLFFLFLVGLELDLRSVRRSGRRAFAIAAAGISLPFACGVGVAFVIRRAIPGADEAGYAPFLVFMGVAMSITAFPVLARILAELKLLTTAIGETALAAAAFNDVAAWVLLALAVAISGSGDDRRSPVTSLWVLLSGAAFVAVWMLAVKPLMSWVARRSDSGGGGGSAVWVAFTLAGVLASGLATDMIGIHAIFGAFVFGLTVPKDGGFAGRVTERVEDLVSELLLPLYFASSGLKTDVATIRGGGALGILALIIVTACAGKIMGTFAVAMACGMGAKEAIVLGVLMNTKGLVELIVLNIGRERKVLNEETFAILVLMALVTTFITTPTVMAIYKPARATGRRRLHPRKLHGPTSAPSSPSSAAGGAAGANAMELRVLACIHGGHDVPALINLIETIRGHTQPRRLVKLYILRMVELTERTSSILMARAARRNGLPFLRPYRRGDDQVDVAFGTYAQLGHVHVRPMTAVSALHTMHDDVAAVAEDKRVSLIVLPFHKRQHAGHGGGDEVENLGPEWRAVNRRILREAPCSVAVLVDRSFGGGEQVSSEQVAHGVCVLFFGGPDDREALELAGRMAEHPGVQLTVVRFLDGKAGSEEHAEVTLRPTDARNAEKSYTFSTAVVNGHREKELDEAAVGEFRQRMGDTVRFEERVVAGNVIEEVVAIGKSREYGLVVAGRGRLPSAMVAELAVRPAEHPELGPIGDTLASAGHGVASSVLVVQQHDVNADEVPVSVVQIDGQPHDGEHGKDDVAEP, from the exons ATGTCCGTGTCGTCGGCGGAGATGGCGGCGGTGAAGACGTCGTCGAACGGGATGTGGCAGGGCGACGACCCGCTCCACTTCGCCTTCCCGCTGCTCATCCTGCAGACGCTGCTCATCCTGCTCCTCAGCCGCGTCCTggccctcctcctccgcccgcTCCGCCAGCCCAAGGTGATCGCCGAGATCGTCGCCGGCATCCTGCTCGGCCCCTCCGCGCTCGGCCGCAACAAACCCTACCTCCGCGCGCTCTTCCCGCCCTGGAGCGCGCCGGTGCTCGAGTCCGTCGCCAGCCtcggcctcctcttcttcctcttcctcgtgggGCTCGAGCTCGACCTCCGCTCCGTCCGCCGCAGCGGCCGCCGCGCCTTCGCCATCGCCGCCGCGGGCATCTCCCTCCCGTTCGCGTGCGGGGTCGGGGTCGCCTTCGTCATCCGCCGCGCCATCCCTGGGGCGGACGAGGCCGGCTACGCGCCGTTCCTGGTCTTCATGGGCGTCGCCATGTCCATCACCGCGTTCCCCGTGCTCGCGCGCATCCTCGCCGAGCTCAAGCTGCTCACCACGGCCATCGGCGAGACGGCGCTCGCGGCCGCCGCGTTCAACGACGTGGCGGCGTGGGTGCTGCTGGCCCTCGCCGTGGCCATCTCCGGCAGCGGGGACGACCGGCGCAGCCCGGTGACGTCCCTCTGGGTGCTCCTCTCGGGCGCCGCGTTCGTGGCCGTGTGGATGCTGGCCGTGAAGCCGCTCATGTCGTGGGTGGCGCGGCGGTCGGACTCAGGAGGCGGCGGGGGATCCGCCGTGTGGGTGGCCTTCACGCTCGCGGGCGTCCTCGCGTCCGGCCTCGCCACCGACATGATCGGCATCCACGCCATCTTCGGCGCCTTCGTGTTCGGGCTCACGGTGCCCAAGGACGGCGGGTTCGCCGGCCGCGTGACGGAGCGCGTGGAGGACCTGGTGTCGGAGCTGCTTCTACCATTGTATTTCGCGTCGAGCGGGCTCAAGACGGACGTGGCCACCATccgcggcggcggcgcgctgggcaTCCTGGCGCTGATCATCGTGACGGCGTGCGCGGGGAAGATCATGGGCACGTTCGCGGTGGCCATGGCGTGCGGGATGGGGGCCAAGGAGGCCATCGTGCTGGGCGTGCTCATGAACACCAAGGGCCTCGTCGAGCTCATCGTCCTCAACATCGGCAGGGAGCGCAAG GTGTTGAACGAGGAGACGTTCGCGATCCTGGTGCTCATGGCGCTGGTCACCACCTTCATCACAACGCCCACCGTCATGGCCATCTACAAGCCGGCGCGCGCCACGGGCCGCCGCCGCCTGCACCCGCGCAAGCTCCACGGCCCCACCTCGGCGCCGTCCTCCCCGTCCTCCGCTGCTGGCGGCGCCGCGGGCGCCAACGCCATGGAGCTGCGCGTGCTGGCGTGCATCCACGGCGGCCACGACGTGCCGGCGCTCATCAACCTCATCGAGACCATCCGGGGCCACACGCAGCCGCGCCGCCTCGTCAAGCTCTACATCCTCCGCATGGTCGAGCTCACCGAGCGCACCTCCTCCATCCTCATGGCCCGCGCCGCGCGCCGCAACGGCCTCCCCTTCCTCCGCCCCTACCGCCGCGGCGACGACCAGGTCGACGTCGCCTTCGGCACCTACGCGCAGCTCGGCCACGTCCACGTCCGCCCCATGACCGCCGTCTCCGCGCTCCACACCATGCACGAcgacgtcgccgccgtcgccgaggACAAGCGCGTCTCCCTCATCGTCCTGCCCTTCCACAAGCGCCAGCACGCCGGccacggcggcggcgacgaggtcgagaaCCTCGGGCCCGAGTGGCGCGCCGTGAACCGGAGGATCCTGCGGGAGGCGCCATGCTCCGTCGCCGTCCTCGTCGACCGCAGCTTTGGTGGAGGCGAGCAGGTGAGCTCCGAGCAGGTCGCGCACGGCGTGTGCGTCCTGTTCTTTGGCGGGCCCGACGATCGGGAGGCCCTCGAGCTCGCCGGGAGGATGGCGGAGCACCCCGGCGTGCAGCTCACCGTGGTGCGCTTCCTCGACGGCAAGGCCGGCAGCGAGGAGCACGCAGAGGTCACGCTGCGCCCGACCGACGCCAGGAACGCCGAGAAGAGCTACACCTTCTCCACCGCCGTCGTCAACGGCCACAGGGAGAAG GAGCTGGACGAGGCGGCGGTGGGCGAGTTCCGGCAGAGAATGGGCGACACGGTGCGGTTCGAGGAGCGTGTGGTGGCCGGCAACGtgatcgaggaggtggtggcgatcGGCAAGAGCCGGGAGTACGGGCTGGTGGTGGCCGGCAGGGGGCGGCTGCCGTCGGCGATGGTGGCCGAGCTGGCCGTCCGTCCGGCAGAGCACCCGGAGCTGGGACCTATCGGCGACACGCTCGCGTCGGCAGGGCACGGCGTGGCATCCTCGGTGCTCGTGGTGCAGCAGCACGACGTGAACGCCGATGAGGTGCCGGTGTCCGTCGTCCAGATCGACGGGCAACCCCACGACGGTGAGCACGGCAAGGACGACGTGGCCGAGCCGTAG